TGGCCAGTATCCAGCAGCAACAGCGTATCCCGCGCGGTGTAGACACCCCGCACGCCGACGTTCTGGTGGCAGTCGTTCGCGGCGATGGCGGTGATGTCCCGGTGCAGGCTCTGCTCGTCCCATTTCTGGACCAGCATCGCGAGGATCCACCAGTCGAACATGTGCCGCAGCGTCTGGTCGCCGTACGAGAACAGGTTGATCAGGAATTCCTTGACCAGCTCCGGCCGCGAGTGCTTCTCCATCAACTCGTCCAGAATGTCGGTATGGATGTTGTAAATCTCCATGCCGTCGATCTCGGGAATGTGAAATGGGCGGCCCGCCTCGACGTGCCCCAGGCATAACACGCCGCCGAGCGCCCGAATCTCCTTCGCCAACTCAGCGGGGTCGGCATCGTTGCGCAGTACAGCGTCCTCAGGCAACCCCCACGGCATGAACCCCTCCGTCATCTCGAAACCCTGCACGAAAAGGATACCGTCGTGCACGCCGCGCCAGCCCAACGAGTAGTCCGCCTTGCCGTCCACCACGTGGTCCGTAAGAAAGATGAATTGGCATTGCGCTTTGTGCAGTGCTTCGGCGATCTCCGGAAACTGCACTTCCGAGTCATGTGAGATATGCGAATGGCTGTGCATGACCCCCCGGTACTCGTTCCAGCCGGTCTTGAGCGACACTGGGGTACGTTGCGCAGCCAAGTCCTTCCATGCGGCCGCCTGTCTCGGAAACAGCCAGAAATGACGATATAGCTGCGGCGCAAACGCGCCCAGAAACGCACCGGCCAGCAGTACAACCGCACATAAGAACAATCGCAGACCCCAGCGGAAAAAACCTCTGACTATCCGCCGAATCCGTCCTTTGCGTTCCAAGACAAGTGCCTCCGGGTAATGGTCCGGCATCCCGATGGTAGCGCCGCGGCGCCTGCTTTCAGCGGCACGGAAGCCTTCCCGAACCGGGCCTGCCAAACTGCCTTTAGCCCGATTTCAACGCACACGCGCCGGCCTTATCCGCTTTTCGGGGCGCACGCCGCGCACTGCGAGGGAATCCAGCCATTCAGACATGCGCACATCTGTCCGGCACGACTGGCCCACATTGAACACTGGGCCTGGCCGCGCTGGCTGCAACCGGCACGCAGCTTGACCCGGCCCCGCCCAAAAGCGGCATTCTGCCTTGGGTTGTGGAAGGTTCAGCCTACGCTGGTGGGACTGCCGATGGAGAGGTCGCGGCGCGCCGTGGCAATACTGATGGTGAAGCCGGCCAGCACATCCAAAAGCGAAATAAGCATGAGCAGAATGAAAGGCGCGGTGCCGGCGCCGTCCACAACCAGCAACTCCACGAGGAATATGATGAACACGGACATGGACAACATGTGGTCAATAATGGTGGTCCGGGACACCCGCGTGGCCTTGAGTATCTCAAAGAAGAGCAGAAAGATGCCCAGCCCAACGAGCAAATCCGCTCCCCCAAGAGCAATAGGCGTTTCCTGCGCCAGGCGGGGGATCGAGATCAGCGTCGCGTTCTCCTGAAAATTGGCTCCGGCCATCATGGCCACATTGTAGATAACCAGGACAATGAACAGTAGCGGAAAATAGAGAACGTATTTCATGCTCGACTCCCCTGCTCCCAGCCCGCAGCCGGTGTCATCCGCACACCGTCCGCAAGAGGGACGCAGATGATGCTACCCCAATGAGGTTGTCTCACGATACCCGGAGCGCACGGAGCACAGTCCGCGCGCTCAAACCGCATTCCATCACGCTGCTAGCGTGACCTGAACCTAGCACAACCTGGAAATTCTTGTCAATATGGGGAAACCCCGAATCTAACGCCTCCAGACGGCGCTATCCGGGGCGCTGCCCGCCTGACCCGGCATCATGGCGTCTCAAACGTCAGGATTTCTCGTGTCTCGATGATGTCACCAGTAACGCGGACGTGCAGGAATCCAATCGGCGCGTTATTGAAATTCCAGCAACAGGACCGCACCTGGAATACCCGTGTCCGCCCGACGGAGTACTCCCTCGTCGGCAGGTGCAGATGACCGAAAAACATGGCCAAAGGCTGTTTCTCCGCCACCAGCGCGTTGAACCAGCGGGAATCGTTCCGGCTCAGGAACATGTTGCGGTCCGCGCCGTCCGGTTCCGGCGGGATATGCGCAAAGAGGATTTTTCGCGGTTCCGGCAAGACAAGTTCCCTTTCAATCCATTCGCACTGGCCGGACGGCTCGATGTTCTCCGAACAGAATTGCCCCACATGCTCGCCGCCTTTGCCCGCATCACACATGCTGATGAACCGGATGCCTTTGTGAACGAAGCTGTAGTAGTCCGAGGCGCTCCCATCAACCTTGAAATCGTCCGGGAACATGGCGCGAAGCAGACTGCGTGTTTCCCGGTCAGACTCATGATTCCCCGGCGTGACGTGAACAGGGATATCGAGGAGCGCCAGGCCCGGCTTGATGGCCTCGGGATGGATATCGCCCAGGAGCAAGAGGAAGTCCGGCCGGGAGGCTGCCTCCATTTCCTCTATCGCGCGAACGCACGCGGCGAACTTGTCCACACCGCTGCCATAACGTTCCAAGCCCGGTTTTGGACCCTCGGCGGCATGAGGGTCCGCGACCACGCAAAAGCAGAAGGAAGAAGCTCCTTCCGGACCTCCGGCCAGCGCCGAACGCATCCCAGGCCCGCAGGTCCAGGCCGTTCCAACCGCCGCGGCGGCATGTTTCAAGAAATTTCGCCGATTCATCGCGGGCCCTCGCGATCCTTGGGGCATGAGGCATTCGTTTCACGCAAACGGCTAGACGAGGCTCCACCCTTCGCGGTACGTGCGCTTGATGAACTGGTCCGCTTCCGGGGCGTTGTCCGCGTGCAGGGTTTCCGGGTTCCACTGCAGTTTCTTGCCGGTGCGGTAGGCCACGTTACCAAGGTGATTCGCCTCTGTGAGCCAACCTGCATGCTCGAAATTGCACGTGGTCGGCGCACCCGTCTTGCAGGCGTGTATCCACTCCGCGTGATGACCGATCGACGCCGGAATGAACGGCTCGGGACGCACAAAGTCCTGGAACGTGTCCTCGGGCAGGAGCTTGTGCCTTCCGTAGTCGGAAAGGACCATGCCCTTGTCCCCTACAAAAAGCACGCCGTCGTTCCACTGCGGGATGCCGCCTTCGGTCCAGATGGCGGGCTTGTTCCTGCCCTGATACCAGGTTAGCGTCAGGGCGGGCATGTCGCCGCGAGCGGCATACTCATACGTGACCTGCATCGAGGCGGGCGCTATTTCCGCATGCACGGGCGGGCCGGAGGCTTCGGCCGTGAGCGGGCATTTCAGGTTGAGCGCCCAGAACGGCAGGTCGTTCCAGTGGCTGCCCAGGTCCGACATGGTGCCGTTCCCAAAGTCCCACCACCGGTACCATTTCGGCCCCGGGAAATAGACGTTGTTGAACGGGCGCATGGGCGCGGGACCAACCCACAAATCCCAATCGAGCCCCTGCGGAACCGGGTCCTCGCCCGCCGGGCGTTCCTGCGCAAACACGATATCCTCCGCCTGCTTGGCTTCGGCCTCGCTCTGCCAGCCCCAGGCCCGCGAGACCCAGACATGCGCCTCGCGCACCGGGCCAATCGCGCCGCTCTGAATCAATTCGACCACGCGCCGGTAGTTGTCGCCCGCGTGGATTTGCGTGCCCATCTGCGTGGCCACTTTCGCCTTCGCCGCCGCCTCACGAATGATACGCGCCTCCCATATATTGTGCGTGAGCGGCTTCTCACAATATACATGCTTGCCCAGTTGCAGGGCGGGCAGCGTCGCGAACGCATGCGTGTGCTCGCAGACGCTCACCACCACCGCGTCGAAATCGTTCGCATGCTCGTACAGCTTGCGGAAATCGGTGAACCGGGCAGCATCCGGTGCGCGTTGCGCCGCCGCCTCGATTTTCCTTTCGTCTACATCACACAATGCAACGATGTTCTCGCTCGCAACCTCCGTGAAATTGCCCACGCCGCGCCCGCCCGCGCCGATAATGGCTATGTTCAGGCGCTCATTCAGGTTCTGGCCCCGCACCACCGCGGGAAATCCCACGGTTGCAGCGCCCGCCGCCACGGCGGACGCGCGCAGGAAATCGCGCCGCGAAAAACGGCTTTCTTTGTGTCCTCTCTTCACGCTTGGCTGTGCCATGGTGTCTGTGTCCTTCTCGGGCGATGGGCCATCGCCCGTTGTGTGAGGCGCCCGAATTCAGCCGACCCGATGTCGTTCCCGCACGGGACAAGGGAGAAAACCAGAATCGGACGCGGTCTCCCGGATGCGCCCCCGTCCCGGACGTCATCGTAGACAAGGTCATCCCGCCGATTCAATGGACATGCCCGCAAGCGCTTCGGCGAGACGGGCTATTCGAGCACCGCCCCGCGCGCCGCGGACGTGACGTGCTTCACGTACCGGCGCATGAAACCGGGCGGCACTTCGCGTTGCGGCGGCCGGAATTCCCTGAGCCGCGATGCAACGTCGATGCCCGCCACGTCAAGCCGGCGGTGCGGAATGTCGATGGTCACGACATCGCCATCCCGCAGCGCGGCGATCGGGCCGCCCGCGGCGGCCTCCGGCGAGATATGGCCGATGCAGGGGCCGTCCGACGCGCCCGAGAACCGCCCATCCGTGAGCAGCGCCACCCGTTTCAGCGGTGATTGTGAAAGGGCCAGCGTGATGGCGAGCGTCTCGGGCATTCCCGGCCCGCCGCGCGGGCCCTCGTTACGGATGACGACCACGTCGCCCTCGCGGAATGCGTCCGCCTCAAACGCGGCGAGCGCGTCCTTCTCCGATTCGAAAACGCGGGCGGGCCCGTTGAAGGTCAGCATCTCGGGCGCCACGGCGGACTGCTTCACGACCGCGCCTTCCGGCGCGAGGCCGCCGAAGAGGACCACGGTGCCGCCTTCCGCCATCCAAGGGTTCTGTTTCGTGCGGATGACGGCTGGATCGCGCACTTCCGCCGAGTTCACGATGTCGCCAAGGGTCTGGCCCGACACGTTGAGGGCGTCGAGATACAGGTCGCCGGCCAGCATCTTCATGACGGCCGGCACGCCCCCAGCCGCATACAAATCGATGATTCCGTGCGGCCCGTTGGGCGCAACCGAGAGCAGCGTGGGAATCTTCCGGTTGAACTCGTTGAAAACGGCAAGCGGAAACTCGAAGCCGAGTTCATGCGCGATAGCCGGCAGATGCAGCGTCGAATTCGTCGAGCCGCCGATGGCCAGATCCATCATCACGGCGTTTTCCAGCGCCTCGCGCGTGAGCAGTTTCCGGGCCGTGAACGATGCCTCACACGATGCCACGATGCGCTGGCCCGTCTGACGCGCGAACAGCAGCTTCTCCGGGTGCGACGCGGGAACATTCGCCGACCCCGGAAGCGCCAGCCCCATCGCCTCGGTGAGGCATTGGAACGTGTTGGCCGTGCCCATCACTTCGCAAGCGCCGCACCCCGCCGCCGTGCAGCATTCCAGCGCCATCGCGCTGCCCGCGTAATCCTTCGCGTTTACGCTGGGCTTGCGCGCAGGGTTCAGGCGGACCTGCCACGCATTCGGTCCGCCTGCAAGAAAAATGGCGGGCAGGTCCAGCCGCGCCGCCGCCATGACCATGCCCGGGATGATCTTGTCGCAACTCGCGATCATGACCATCCCGTCGAACATCATGCTGCGCACGTGCGTTTCGACGATGTCCGCGATCAGTTCGCGCTGCGGAAGGATGTAGCGCATGCCCTCATGGCCCTCGGCCATGCCGTCGCAGGGCGCGGGAACGTTGAATTCAAACGGGATGCCCCCCGCCGCGTGGATTCCGTCCTTGACCCGCTGCGCAAGCAGGCCCAGGTGCATGTGGCCGGGGTTCAGGTCCGTGTTCGAGTTGACCACGGCAATAAACGGCTTGGACATCGATTCGCCGATATCCGCCCCCGTCGCCTTGATCAGTGACATGCGCAGCATCGCGACTACGCCATCGCGGAAATCGAAGAATCGCCCGCTGTTCCGCTTGCTCATGTTCCCGGCTCCTCCGCGCGCTCCGCGGTTTCCTGTCACCCGATATCATGCGCGCCGCATCATATGCGAACACCCGCCGGATGACAATCCGTCAGCCCATGACCCGGATTGACCGTTCGCGGCGTCAACGGCTAGATTCTACGTCTGACTGCGCGCGTTTCTCCGGTGTTGTGCAGCCCGAGCGTTCGCGCCCGGTCTTCCCGGACGGGACGTCCTTCGGGACGACGCATAAGAAGGATAACGGCATGAATAGCTGCGACAGGAGGACTTTTCTGAAATGCGCGGGCGCGGCCGCGGCCGCGGCGGGCATGCCGGCGCCAATCCCTGCCGCCGAAGAGGTTCCCGGCGCCAACCCGGATAATACGGTCCGTGTTCGCGTCGAGGACCAGGGAGATCCCCTGATATCGAGAACCTTCTCCCTCCTGAAAGACCGAATCAAACAACGGTGCGATTCCGGCGTCGTCCTGGTAGACGCGGACGCCCGAGTGGTGCTCGCCATTGACGACCGATTGCCCGCCGAGGGTTTCCGTATCGGCGAAGCCGGCGCGGCCGTTCGTATCTCCGGCGGCTCTCCAAGAGGCCTGCTGTATGGAACCGGAAAATTCCTGCGGACAAGCCGGTACGACGGAGTCTTCGAGCCGTCCTCGTGGCGCGGCGCTTCCGCGCCCCGGGGCACGGTCCGCGGTATGTACTTCGCCACGCATTTCCACAACTGGTATGTGCAGGCGCCGGAGGCGGAAGTTGTCCGCTACATGGAGGATCTCGCGCTCTGGGGCGTGAATGCCGTAATGGCCGTGTTCCCGATGATCAATCTCCAGGGCTGGGACGACCCTCAGGCGGAACCTGCCATGGCCATGCTGCGCCGGTACGCCAGAACGGCAAAGGAACTCGGGCTCCTGTTTGTCACCGGCCTGGGTAACACGCTCTTCAGCGGCGCGCCGGACGCCATACGCACGACGCGCCTTCCGGACCCCACCGGCCGCCGGGGCAACAGCGGCCACCCCATCTGCCCGAGCATCCCGGAGGGCCGCGAATACATCCTCACCAATACGCGCCGTTTGTTCGAGGAACTCTCCGGCGCCGGCCTCGACCTCGTGTGCTACTGGCCCTATGATGAAGGGGGTTGCGCGTGCGAGAAGTGTATGCCCTGGGGCTGCAACGGTTACCTGAGGCTATCACGCGACCTCACTCATCTCGGACGCGAATATTTCCCCAATCTGAAGACGATCCTGAGCACGTGGATGTTCGACACCCCGCCCGAGGGCGAGTGGCAGGGCTTGAGCGATGCGCTGGATCGCGGCGAAGACTGGATTGATTACATACTTGCGGACGCGCACGAGGATTTTCCCCGCTACCCGCTCGATGCCGGCGTGCCGGGCAACCGCCCCCTGCTCAATTTCCCCGAGGTCAGCATGTGGGGAAATTGGCCCTGGGGCGGTGTCGGCGCCAATCCTCTGCCCGCCCGTTTCCAGCGCCTGTGGGACCAGGTGAAGCACGTCGTCGAAGGCGGCTTCCCCTATAGCGAAGGCATTTACGAGGATATGAACAAGGCCATCGTCGCCCAGTTCTATTGGGACCGCGACCAATCCGCGCGCGCTACGCTCGAAGAGTATATCGGCTACGAGTTCGGTCCCGGCGTCTGCCAGGATGTGCTCTCACTCATTGACGTTCTGGAAACCTCGGCGGGCCGCTCCTATCAGAAACAGCCTGTGGACGCGGACGAGGCGCGCCGCGCGCGGCGACTTGCGGAAGACGTGCAGGCGCGCTTGCCCGAATGGGCGCAGAACAACTGGCGATGGGAGATCCTCTATCTGCGGGCGCTTCTGGACCACGAACGATTCGCGGGAGGCGGCCTTCACACGCCCGAGGCGGAGACCGCCTTGCTGCGCCTCATCGAACGCTACCACTGCCAACTCGAAACCGACGACCCCTACCACCATCGCGTGCGCCCTCCTTCGCAACACGCCGTGTCACGAAGGGGAGAAAAGTGAGTTCGCACCACGGCGGACTGGGACATGCAAAAGCATGGGCCGGGAACGCGACGCCGTCTGCTTGCTCAACCTGTCCCGCCGTTTCCCCCGTGACGCATTCCCCATGCTCTGTTCGCCTCACCACGCCCTTCTCTTACACTCCATGACCCTGTTCTTCATTCCTTTCCCAAGCCGGGGCAGAAGCCGTCTTCGGTCGGCGGGTCGGCGTCCGGGCAGGCATAGTAACCGCCGGCATTGTAGAACTGGAAGAGGCGAAACAGTTCCGTCAAGCCAATGGACCAGTCAGGACCGCCGCTGTAGTCACTGTCATGGGGACAACAAGCCCGGTCATCGCCGGGGCCGGGCGCGTAACCGTCCTCCGTATCTCCGGATGGGTCCGCACAGTGAAAACCATGAGAGTTGTACAATTGAATAACCCGCAACAATTCGATCAAAAGAATCCGGTTGTCATGGTCCCGGTCGGCTGTATGCCATCCGCCCGCGCACGCATCGCCTTCTCCCTCTCCTTCTCCCTCTCCTTCTCCCTCTCCTTCTCCCTCTTCTTCTCCCTCTCCTTCGCCCGGCAGCGATTCGAGCACGGTTACGGTGCGTTCTGTAGACGCCCAGTTCCCAGCCTCGTCCCGCGCGGTATAACGGAGCGAATAGGTGCCCGGCGTGCCCGTATCCACGCCGCCAGTGATGCTCACGAAAACGTCATCATCACATGCGTCCCGCGCGGTCGCACCCCACTCGATATAGGGTGTCCCCTCGTATAGCGTCATGTGCGCGTCACCGAGCAGGGTGATCTCGGGAGGCTCCGTATCCACCACGCGCACAAGCCGGACAGATTCGGCGGCGTTCCCACTTGCATCCATTGCCGTATACGCGACAACGAATTCCCCCGCATGGCCGGTATCCACGTCGCCCGGTCCGATCGAAGCAACCACTAGCACATCAGGGTCGCAAGCGTCGACACTCACGGCGCCCGGGTCCACGAATGGTTTGCCACACGAAACCCAGAACTCCGCCCCGCCCAGGAGTTCGATGACTGGCGGTTG
Above is a window of Candidatus Hydrogenedentota bacterium DNA encoding:
- a CDS encoding metallophosphoesterase gives rise to the protein MNRRNFLKHAAAAVGTAWTCGPGMRSALAGGPEGASSFCFCVVADPHAAEGPKPGLERYGSGVDKFAACVRAIEEMEAASRPDFLLLLGDIHPEAIKPGLALLDIPVHVTPGNHESDRETRSLLRAMFPDDFKVDGSASDYYSFVHKGIRFISMCDAGKGGEHVGQFCSENIEPSGQCEWIERELVLPEPRKILFAHIPPEPDGADRNMFLSRNDSRWFNALVAEKQPLAMFFGHLHLPTREYSVGRTRVFQVRSCCWNFNNAPIGFLHVRVTGDIIETREILTFETP
- a CDS encoding Gfo/Idh/MocA family oxidoreductase, with the translated sequence MAQPSVKRGHKESRFSRRDFLRASAVAAGAATVGFPAVVRGQNLNERLNIAIIGAGGRGVGNFTEVASENIVALCDVDERKIEAAAQRAPDAARFTDFRKLYEHANDFDAVVVSVCEHTHAFATLPALQLGKHVYCEKPLTHNIWEARIIREAAAKAKVATQMGTQIHAGDNYRRVVELIQSGAIGPVREAHVWVSRAWGWQSEAEAKQAEDIVFAQERPAGEDPVPQGLDWDLWVGPAPMRPFNNVYFPGPKWYRWWDFGNGTMSDLGSHWNDLPFWALNLKCPLTAEASGPPVHAEIAPASMQVTYEYAARGDMPALTLTWYQGRNKPAIWTEGGIPQWNDGVLFVGDKGMVLSDYGRHKLLPEDTFQDFVRPEPFIPASIGHHAEWIHACKTGAPTTCNFEHAGWLTEANHLGNVAYRTGKKLQWNPETLHADNAPEADQFIKRTYREGWSLV
- a CDS encoding dihydroxy-acid dehydratase → MSKRNSGRFFDFRDGVVAMLRMSLIKATGADIGESMSKPFIAVVNSNTDLNPGHMHLGLLAQRVKDGIHAAGGIPFEFNVPAPCDGMAEGHEGMRYILPQRELIADIVETHVRSMMFDGMVMIASCDKIIPGMVMAAARLDLPAIFLAGGPNAWQVRLNPARKPSVNAKDYAGSAMALECCTAAGCGACEVMGTANTFQCLTEAMGLALPGSANVPASHPEKLLFARQTGQRIVASCEASFTARKLLTREALENAVMMDLAIGGSTNSTLHLPAIAHELGFEFPLAVFNEFNRKIPTLLSVAPNGPHGIIDLYAAGGVPAVMKMLAGDLYLDALNVSGQTLGDIVNSAEVRDPAVIRTKQNPWMAEGGTVVLFGGLAPEGAVVKQSAVAPEMLTFNGPARVFESEKDALAAFEADAFREGDVVVIRNEGPRGGPGMPETLAITLALSQSPLKRVALLTDGRFSGASDGPCIGHISPEAAAGGPIAALRDGDVVTIDIPHRRLDVAGIDVASRLREFRPPQREVPPGFMRRYVKHVTSAARGAVLE
- a CDS encoding twin-arginine translocation signal domain-containing protein gives rise to the protein MNSCDRRTFLKCAGAAAAAAGMPAPIPAAEEVPGANPDNTVRVRVEDQGDPLISRTFSLLKDRIKQRCDSGVVLVDADARVVLAIDDRLPAEGFRIGEAGAAVRISGGSPRGLLYGTGKFLRTSRYDGVFEPSSWRGASAPRGTVRGMYFATHFHNWYVQAPEAEVVRYMEDLALWGVNAVMAVFPMINLQGWDDPQAEPAMAMLRRYARTAKELGLLFVTGLGNTLFSGAPDAIRTTRLPDPTGRRGNSGHPICPSIPEGREYILTNTRRLFEELSGAGLDLVCYWPYDEGGCACEKCMPWGCNGYLRLSRDLTHLGREYFPNLKTILSTWMFDTPPEGEWQGLSDALDRGEDWIDYILADAHEDFPRYPLDAGVPGNRPLLNFPEVSMWGNWPWGGVGANPLPARFQRLWDQVKHVVEGGFPYSEGIYEDMNKAIVAQFYWDRDQSARATLEEYIGYEFGPGVCQDVLSLIDVLETSAGRSYQKQPVDADEARRARRLAEDVQARLPEWAQNNWRWEILYLRALLDHERFAGGGLHTPEAETALLRLIERYHCQLETDDPYHHRVRPPSQHAVSRRGEK